Below is a genomic region from Drosophila kikkawai strain 14028-0561.14 chromosome X, DkikHiC1v2, whole genome shotgun sequence.
ataatacaaataggAATTTagtaaatatacaaataaagtTTAAGAGACAATAGGGTATTTCCTGGACTCGGAAAATGTGGAGCAAGACTTCAGAGaaagcattttattttaagaatattttaaaaatatttaaaaatatttacagaataTTTGAAGaacatttacaaaattttttagaatatgTAAGGAATAGTTTagaatattttacaatattttagaatacttTAGAATACTTTAGAATACtttagaatattttagaatattttagaatattttagaatattttagaatattttagaatattttagaatattttagaatattttagaatattttagaatattttagaatattttagaatattttggaatattttagaatattttagaatattttagaatattttagaatattttagaatattttagaatattttagaatattttagaatattttagaatattttagaatattttagaatattttagaatattttagaatattttagaatattttataatattttagaatattttaagaatgttttagaatattttagaatattttaagaatgttttaagaatattttaagattatCCAAAATCCTATCACCAAATCCAATCTTAAAGTTACTTATCAAGGAAGGTCATTGTTAGGTGAGATTATAAATACTAAGAATTTGCTGTGGATTTTCCTATCTTACCAAATCAGGACTCAATATGTCCTAGTACCCTATTCCTACTTATTGTCCCCATTAACTTCTCAATTAACTTCTTCAGTTACTTTTTCCAAAGATCTTACGATATAGAGCCTGGTTATAAGGGGCACTCAGACATTAATTCAAACCAGAATCCTTTCAATTACCAATCCAGGTCGCCGAGGGTTGAGCTTGTTCAAACTTCGATTTCTCATCCCCAATTGAGCAGaacttttttttcggtttgatCTGGAGAAAACAACCAACATCATCAGCTGGAATACTAACATGTTAATGCAGTTTGCGTGTTGTtcatacacaaacacacaccccGCAAACCTTATTATGTGTACAATACATTAGACTGTAATTAATGTCGCAGTTTCCACCACtcgcacatacatatatacagtttatacatatatacccgtacttatttatttagttatctggCCATGCGGGTGTCTCTACATTTTGTGGGAGATAGCGAGccccaaaaaacacacaaaaccaaataaattgaAAGCCACAATGTCacgaaccaaaaaaaaaaaaaaaaaaagggaccACAACAGATGTAGATCTGATAGGATGTCGTTTAATGGGATTTGTACTTCAAGAAAATACGTAGTAGTACATACCTCtggataattatttaatataatttaaatttttaaaattattattttaactaaaAGAGCAAATCTTTATACCTATATATCAAGTGTGCATTGCAGGATTGTCAAAAAATGGCGATATATAGGTCTCATATAGTTATTTTAACCGAAAATCgacttatacatacataaaactatattttaaacgTGCGTGTGGGATAAATCGATATCCTGTTTAATATATCGATTATTATAATCAGCAAAAACAGCAatattattcaataaaaatacatatgtaatttattttttaataaaatcgaGATATATCGATATCCTTGTTAATATTTCGAACCATAATAATCAGCAAAAAAAAGgcaatattattaaataaaaaaagagtataatttattttttgataaaatcgataatttaaggaaaaattagatatttttttatattttatatttttatattttaaatttctattcATCAAagtttacaatattttctatataatatcaggcataatatttttttcgatatattttttttcgatatacTTACATTCTAAAAGCAATGCCTATGCCCTTTTATttcctatttaattttttattgaaatatcttcctttttttctcagtgtacaAATCGTATGTGGCCAAAATGTGTGAGTGGCTTTGCGCAGATTCAGAACTTTTTGTCTGTCAGCCTTTGCCTTTTGTCTAATTATGTGTTTATCTTAATTCCATAAAAATACATGTCAGTTTGATAAACTCCATGGACACAtgtacatgtacatatatgaaaGTTATATACACCGCTTAAATAATTCGCATATTGAGAACTTCATTTCCCCCAGAGAAAGTAAGTTTCTACTTGAAATAAATGAGATTTCCATTTAAACAGCTTCAAAGTTGTGGGAAAAGATCCATTTAAAGCGCCATAACTTCCTGTAACTACCATAAAAGCTGTGCTGCGGCCATAAAGTCAAATTGAGAGACGAAAGTCCGCATTAAGCCAAGGCCAAGAGCTATATCTGTACCTGTGGCCGGCTCAAAATAAATCTATTGAGCAGCAGGAGAAGGGCAAAGCCAGCCAGCGGACCAGCGAGCAGCAGCTAAGGATTTTGGCCCGATGAAAATAGAagcattttgtttaaaatgctGCCTGCCAGCTAGCAATAGCTACATAGAATCACCCAATACCCCCATATATGCCTTGCCGCTCCTCTTAATTAAGGCTCCCTCCCGTTTGGGACGCCCAAAATGGTTCGGTTATTGAGCCTGTTTAAGCCATCAATTGCCATTTGGTGGGCCCAAATGAATTTACGATTACGGACCAGAGAGAACGAGACCAAAAGCTGGCTGGCTTCGTGTGTTTCCTGGACTTGGCAGAAACTGAAATTGATTTCCACAGGAGCGCAATTCACTCTTGATTGTTCTGGCGGATAATTGGTTAAGTTTCTTGTAGAGCTTCGGTGGGTACGATGGAGATTGTGCCTCTTTTTTTATGGTCCCAGGGATTGTAAATAACGAATCTTGTGGTCTGGCTTCCCTCTTAGAGTTGGAACTTTCATTGAGGGGCTTGATTTACTGGGAGGAGGATTCATTTGGATTGATTGATTGCCTTGGCCAGGTGGAAAATTCTTCAATTTATGGTAATTGTTCAGTTAATAGAGTTTGGGTAGAAGAATTCACAAGTTTTAAGGGTTTTGTTGAATATTCTATACTTTTTCTAGAAAAACCAACTCTTGTCTAATTTTCAggcaattttaataaaacaatgaCTCTTCCAACTATTGTAATAGTTAGAATTTAAAGAGAAAATTTCAGAAAGGTGAAAATTGAGGCTTTTATTCAtggaaaaatgaatttaagaACGCTTTTCCAaccatgaaaatgaaaatgctgCAGCtgatgttgaaaattttttacTGTCGCCGCCGGGAGCCTTGAGGATTTTGTTCTTTTACGGCTGCCTTCCATCCACCTTAAACATATTATGGATATGGTGGTGGCTTGTGTTGACCTACAGTATCTCCCGGTGGGATAATCGCTGGACttggaccaggaccaggaccagggcCAACAGGCCGCAAGGTCATCGTGTAGGTGACTCGCCCAAGCCTTAGTCACCCTTCCTTTACTCCAGTTCTTAGGTGCTTGGTTGTGGTCGCCCTGCTCCTGGTTTTTCCTGATATCCCTGATGCTATTGATGATCCCAAAGGGTTTCAAACTTCATTTCGTGGCCATGGCCAATGTCAAACAGAAGGGGGTGGGAGAGAGTGGTATTcaaggcactgagagaaagcaTTACCAGTTCTAGGACTTGACTTTAAAGGattcttgattttatttaggAGTTTTTAAGCTGAAAATCCACCtgaaaaaacatatttttaaagcatttagtTTTTGGAAAACCTTTTCTCTTTGTGTATGTACTGCTTCAGAGAGAGGCAACAATTATCtgtgtattttatattatttactcTCCTTTGGCAGCGTCAACACAGGGGCCAgaagtaaacaaataaataaacaaatcagCAAAAAGCAAATtgcaaatggcaaatggcaatTGCCAGCACAGAGAAGGAAAGCTATAGAGAGGGGAAAACTTTCCGTCATCGCACTTTTCCCCCTCAGCATACATATTTGCATTTCCCGGCTCTCTCGGCTGGCGTCTGTGTCAGCGAAAATGAAGTTATTAAAAGTTGGGCCCTGGCCCCAATACCAACTTCCCAACTGGCAACCTCCAGCTGCTGTCATTTAAATGCTAATTACATGCGAATatgtaaaaagaaaagaaaaaaagcaacaaaaaacaagagcaaAACTAACAACAAGCTTCAGTTGCGAAATGAAAATGGTGCAACAAAAGAGCAGCAATTAAAACTGGGCGACCTTTCGCCATCCTCCCCCTCCTCGCCCAAGTCCACCCCTGTCGCATCCATTGTCCACCCAGCCACCCCGCCAAGGACACGGCCTGGCGACAACGCGGTCGGCGTTCCAGACACCCAGCACTTTGTTGTCGCCACATCATCCGCAGCCGCAGTCATAGCCACAGCCATCGCCACGCCATCATACACACAATCGTCCATTAGACACTGACAgaaacaagaaggaaatagtatatgaaaatatatataaagaaaggaatttgcaagagagagagagagagaaatgtaATCAATAAacaggaaatatttaattgaaaattaacaattttccggaacttaaatcaaatttaactttgttaaaaataattaaaataattgcttAAGCTACTGCCAGACTTCATCAAAAGACTATTTAAGCTATTATTTctgtaaaaaaagaaacaatggataatatgatttattttataaataaatacatataaaaataaaaaaaattatatatataaattgcaaaattataagccatttataaattaatttaaatgattttccaAACTTAGAAACTTAACTACTGCCACACTAAATCAAAGAATTAGTTAATGAAACGGGCACACTGGAGAGGAATCAAAATAGAACGCGATAAAACAtgcttaaatttaatataaaataatatttaatatttaatatttatttataaaactttgaAATGACTACTATTTTATTGCCGTGCACGAAAAGCAAGCCAGGAGAAGGCATAATGAACTCGCCACAGTCGGGGACATGGCCATCAAGCTGCCAGTGGGAAGTGCTGCTGGGGAAACCCTAAAACCAATATCCAATACCAAAATCGATTTAATAGCGAATAGATTACTTTTTTCTTTACGATCACTAATGACAAGGAAatagattagttttttttctttaaaagcttaagttttttttttagttaaaaaaaaagactaaaATATTGAGTAAAAGTATATGAGTAGTATGTGAGTATTAACTCTccaataaagtaaatattataaattaatatattgaTTTACCTATGTATATTATTATCTAGCTGTATCTAGAACTTAAAAATCTTCCTTAATACTTCAAAATACGTGCtgttaatttgaaaaatattttttataataaataaactattatCTCATTTATGGGTATTTTGTgtttccaaaacaaaaaccatttAAGCACTTTCCCATTTAGAATCCTTCATCGGAGCCTTGAAAGGctatccatccatccatccatccttTGTTTGACATCTCTAAGATCATATTTTATGCTTATTTATGGCATTGCACTGGCCAGCTTTATGGTCTGACCATTGGATTTGCCATTCGATCTGCATATATCCACTGCAGCGGAGTCCTTGAACCTGCTGCCCGCCAACTGACCACCAACCATTCATCCATCATTGTTCCACGGAACAGTAACAGtaattgtatctgtatctgtatctgcatctctATCCTACacttgtatctgtatctgtagtgGCTGCCTGTATCTGGATGTGACCACCCTTAGGCCCCTGTCCGTTAGCTGTCGCGCTAAATGGAAAACAATTAATGGAAATGAAATTATACGTGGCCGGAAGCCATCATGAATTTTGAGTGCAAATGCCATTAGCATTTCAGCCAGGGGGAAGCGGAGCTAGGAGGGGGCTGGGATAGTGTACGTACGAGAAGCGTATGTTTCCCGGGGGCGGCATGTGCTTAGGGGGCTGTCAACACATTTTGAACCTATTAAATTTCCAACTGCACAGGACTCGCACAGGACACTGGCTGGCAATGTGTGGATTTACTAGGCGTTGGCACTGTGATTTCGTTTTAAGACCCAGATGGGGTTTccattttcttgatttttttgtatataagaatttcatttcatttattttgtttttattctagTGCGACAAGTGATTAGCTTACAGTTATTGCACTagtcaagaatatatatataaaatgtatataaaataggtatatgtttaaatatacaaaatacagtTTCCAATGGGGACACTTTTATCCCtatttaaaagcttttaaaatatttcaaatattccAAAAAAACCTTTATCCACAGATGGCTCCGACTTCAAGGAGCGGCTGATAGCCAGCGTTAAGAAGGAGGTGAAACAGCTAATGGAGGAGGCGGTGACCAAGAAGTATGTGCACGAGGAGAGCAGCTCGGTGACCTCGCTCTGCGGTGCAGTGGAGGCTTGCCTCAGCCAGGGCCTGAGGCGTCGTGCCTTGGGACTGTTCAAGACCTCATCTACGACGGCGCTGCTGCACAAGATTGCCAAGAGCTGTCCAGAGGCGGAGCACATTAGCAAGCTGGTGCAGGAGATCGAGGCCAGTGATCCCAGCAAGCGATCCTctagcagcagcgacagctTCCAGCGTCCACCGATGCTAaagaagagcagcagcaactccatGTCCGCGGCCGCCTCGACATCATCGGCATCGGCTTCTATCAGTGTCAGTGCCAGCAACTCGAGCATGTCCTTGGCCGGAATGAAGTGAGTGTTGTCCTGGAAGGAGTTCAATCTATATGCTTATGCTCTTCCCCTAGATATTTGTGGATCCGCTTGGCCCTGTACGAGAAGCGACTCACCAAGATCATCGAGTATCTGGTGAGCAATGCCAGCAGCTTTTACGATCGCGACTCCCTGGTGGCCGATCCGGATTATGGCTCAATCCTTAGCTCCCTGCTGGTGGGTCCCTGCGCCCTGGAGTTCACCAGGGCCAAGACAGCCGATCATTATTGGACCGATCCGCATGCCGATGAGCTGGTAGGCCCTTTCCTTCCTCTCCCCCCTCTCGATTGTTAGTAAACTTATCTGCTCCCTCGATCAGGTGCAACGACATCGTATTAGCTCCTGTCGtcgctcctcctccacctgctcccGGCCGGCCATCATTAACTTCAAGCGCAGCCTGAACACCAGCAGCGATGAGGCCAGCAGTGGCTCCTTCAAGTCAATTGCCTCGGCCAGCGTGGCCAAGGACTATGTGGAGTCGCTGCATCAGAATGCCAAGGCCACGCTGCTCTACGGCAAGAACAATGTACAGGTGCTGCCCAAGGATGTGCTAGAGCCAATGCCCGGCTACCTGAGCCTGCACCAACACATCCAGACGCTGACCATTAAGTGGACGCCCAACCAGCTGATGAACGGCTATgccgaggaggaggcggaggacaTTGACAAGGATGCCTTCTGGGCCTATGCCCTCAACATCAATGTGGACGAGATTGTGTATGTCCACTGCCATCAGAGTCGCGGCGAGGACAGTGGCGGCACTGTGATCCTTGTCGGCCAGGATGGCGTCCAGCGTCCGCCAATTCACTTTCCCGAGGGCGGGCACATGCAGCAGTTCCTCAGCTGCCTGGAGACGGGCCTCCTGCCGCACGGCCAGCTGGATCCGCCGCTCTGGTCGCAGCGTGGCATAGGCAAGATGTTCCTCTGGCCCAGGAGCATGCGTCGCCGCATCCTGCCCTCGGTGATGGAGTCCGTGGATGAGACGCCCATCGATTATGTTTTCCGCATTGTCAGCAAGAGTCGGCACGAGGAGTTCGGTGAGTAACGGTTCAAATTGGAGTTTAGCGATGATCTCAAGTGGTTTTTGTGTCCCCCCCCCACAGCTGCCACCCACTCCATACTGGACTTTGTAAGGAGTACTCCGCGACGGGCGCAGCTGAGCAGCTGCTCCACCACCGGCAGCAGCGACTGCAGCAACAAGAGCCTATCCATTGACCAGTTCCCGCTGGAGTCGCCgttgctcctgcagcagcagacgcagcaccagcagcaacaggcgcTGCTCCAGGCTCAGAGTACCAGCATCGAGATGGTGTGCTCCACAATGCGCCGCCAGATCATCTCCAGAGCCTTCTATGGATGGCTGGCCTACTGCCGGCACCTCTCCACGGTGCGGACGCATCTCTCCGGCCTGGTGCACGGTCGGATTACGCCGGAAAGTGAGTTTTGGGGGAAGAATACTATCTGTGAAGTCCCCCCAGCTAACCCACTTTCTTTCCCAGTGAAAGCCGATGAAGAGGGCCTCACCAAGGAGCGCTGGCAGCTGCTGAATGTGAATGGGGTCCTGGAGAATGCCACCGAGTTCTACCGCCTTGTCTACTTTGGTGGCGTCCAGCCGGAGCTGCGGCAAGAGGTGTGGCCCTACCTCCTCGGCCACTATGCCTTTGGTTCCACGCGCGAGGAGCGCCAGAAGCAGGACGAGACCTGCAAGCACTACTATGAGACCACGATGAGCGAGTGGCTGGCCGTGGACGCCATAGTGCAGCAGCGGGAGAAGGAGAAGACGGCGCGGGCGGTGGCCAAGCTAAGCTCtggcagcaacagcggcaatGAGCGCACTGTCCGGGCGGCGGACCTTGATGCCGGCGGCGAGCTAGAGAACGAGGTGTTCGAGGACATCTCGGACATATCCGATCCTGGTGACCTCGAGTTtgacgagcagcagcagcagcagcagcaggagggtGTCAGTGTCAGTGGCATGCATCTAAGTGTGAAGCCCATTCCCAGGGCCATGAAGACCAGCACAGATTCGGGGCATGTGGATGAGGGTGAGAACTTCAACGAGCTGGACGAGGATGATTTGCAGggggaggagaaggagaaagaGAAGCAGGCCCAGCCGAAGCCGGAGCctgagcaggagcaggaacggGATGAgacagaggaggaggaggaacaaaAATTGGAGGATCAACTCAATCCAGAGCCCAGCTGCTCCACTTCCACAGCGTCCTCCTACGAGACAGTGGGTCCCAGTGCCGCCAACCAGACGCGCAGTGTCCTCAGTCCGGAGTACCTAAGTGCCGACGATCTGCAGCTGCCCGAGGATGAGGTGGCAGTGAAGCCGCAGCCTCCGCCTCAACCCCAGCCTCAGGCAGCTGCCGTGATCATCACCAAGGCCTCCGTGGACATCACCAACTGGGAGAGAAGTCCCAAGGCTGGCGGCCAGGGTCAGATGTCGCCCGTGGAGGAGCAGGCCATCAATCTGGACGCCCTGCAACAGCCCAAGTCGACCTGCGCCTCGCCAGCCAGCTCCAATGGCGGTGTCTACAGCGTGAGTGATCTCTAGGCCCTAATCTCTGGTGCAATTTGAATTTCCAGTACCAAATCTTTTGCAGAGCGAGCTTCTTGAGCAGTTTGGCCTAAATCTGCACAGGATTGAGAAGGATGTGCAGAGGTGTGACAGGAACTACTGGTACTTTGCCAACGAGAACCTGGACAAGCTGCGCAACGTGATCTCCACGTACGTGTGGGAGCACCTGGACGTGGGCTACATGCAGGGCATGTGCGACCTGGTGGCTCCGCTCCTGGTCATCTTCGACGACGAGTCGCTCAGCTACAGCTGCTTCTGCAAGCTCATGGAGCGGATGATCGAGAACTTCCCCAGCGGAGGAGCCATGGACATGCACTTTGCCAACATGAGGTTGGACTTTGTAAACTATTATTAAGCTCTGATAATTAATATGCATTATATAGATCCCTCATCCAAATCCTTGACTCGGAGATGTACGACCTGATGGACTCCAATGGGGACTACACGCACTTCTACTTTTGCTACCGCTGGTTCCTGCTGGACTTCAAGCGTGAGCTGGTCTACGACGACGTCTTCGCCACCTGGGAGGTGATCTGGGCGGCCAAGCACATAGCCTCCGGTCACTTTGTCCTCTTTCTGGCACTGGCCCTCCTGGAGACCTATCGCGACATCATACTCTCGAACAGCATGGACTTTACCGATGTCATCAAGTTCTTTAATGGTAAGAAATCAGGCAGTTGCCTTTGAATATAGTTTATAAGGATGTATCGGTTATGgattatatatctttttttaatttttaaggggtTTAGACTGTTTTATCATAATAATTacttgttaaaatattttaaacatttttaaatacattttaaaaactttaaaatagatttaaatacaattaaaaaacttgtaaattcattttaaaatatttaaatacatttatatataattttgtctATTGACAGAAATGGCTGAACGTCACAATGCCCAGGCAGTGCTCCAGTTGGCCCGAAGTCTGGTCCTCCAGCTG
It encodes:
- the tbc gene encoding small G protein signaling modulator 2 — translated: MVQTNADGSDFKERLIASVKKEVKQLMEEAVTKKYVHEESSSVTSLCGAVEACLSQGLRRRALGLFKTSSTTALLHKIAKSCPEAEHISKLVQEIEASDPSKRSSSSSDSFQRPPMLKKSSSNSMSAAASTSSASASISVSASNSSMSLAGMKYLWIRLALYEKRLTKIIEYLVSNASSFYDRDSLVADPDYGSILSSLLVGPCALEFTRAKTADHYWTDPHADELVQRHRISSCRRSSSTCSRPAIINFKRSLNTSSDEASSGSFKSIASASVAKDYVESLHQNAKATLLYGKNNVQVLPKDVLEPMPGYLSLHQHIQTLTIKWTPNQLMNGYAEEEAEDIDKDAFWAYALNINVDEIVYVHCHQSRGEDSGGTVILVGQDGVQRPPIHFPEGGHMQQFLSCLETGLLPHGQLDPPLWSQRGIGKMFLWPRSMRRRILPSVMESVDETPIDYVFRIVSKSRHEEFAATHSILDFVRSTPRRAQLSSCSTTGSSDCSNKSLSIDQFPLESPLLLQQQTQHQQQQALLQAQSTSIEMVCSTMRRQIISRAFYGWLAYCRHLSTVRTHLSGLVHGRITPEMKADEEGLTKERWQLLNVNGVLENATEFYRLVYFGGVQPELRQEVWPYLLGHYAFGSTREERQKQDETCKHYYETTMSEWLAVDAIVQQREKEKTARAVAKLSSGSNSGNERTVRAADLDAGGELENEVFEDISDISDPGDLEFDEQQQQQQQEGVSVSGMHLSVKPIPRAMKTSTDSGHVDEGENFNELDEDDLQGEEKEKEKQAQPKPEPEQEQERDETEEEEEQKLEDQLNPEPSCSTSTASSYETVGPSAANQTRSVLSPEYLSADDLQLPEDEVAVKPQPPPQPQPQAAAVIITKASVDITNWERSPKAGGQGQMSPVEEQAINLDALQQPKSTCASPASSNGGVYSSELLEQFGLNLHRIEKDVQRCDRNYWYFANENLDKLRNVISTYVWEHLDVGYMQGMCDLVAPLLVIFDDESLSYSCFCKLMERMIENFPSGGAMDMHFANMRSLIQILDSEMYDLMDSNGDYTHFYFCYRWFLLDFKRELVYDDVFATWEVIWAAKHIASGHFVLFLALALLETYRDIILSNSMDFTDVIKFFNEMAERHNAQAVLQLARSLVLQLQMIIENK